The region GTCGACCTTGCTGATCTCACCATCAACACCACCAACCTCAACCTGTATCAGTTGCGCGACACGATCAAGTTGCGCCTGCTGAACAAACCAGAAGCCGGTACTGCCTTTTTGGTGGAGTCGTTCGGCTTCAAGCGCGGGATGCCGGTGGACGCCGACCTGGTGTTTGATGTGCGGTGCCTGCCCAACCCGTATTGGAAACCCGAACTGCGAGAACAATCCGGGCTGGACCAGCCCGTCGTCGACTACCTGGCAGCCCAACCGGATGTCGAAGAGATGTTCCAGGACATCTCCAGCTATCTGCTCAAGTGGCTGCCGCGTTTTGCCGCCAGCAACCGCGCCTATGTCACCATTGGCATCGGCTGCACGGGCGGTCATCACCGCTCTGTCTACCTGACCGAACGACTCGGCAAGTGCCTGCAAAAAACTCTGAAGAACGTCCAGGTTCGCCACCGCGACCTTACTTGAAAGGATTTAACCCGCGATGCCTGCTCTGGAAATAGAAATCATCAACAAACTGGGCTTGCATGCTCGTGCATCCGCCAAGTTCGTGGGCATCGCCGGGAAATACCCCTGCCAGATCCAGGCAGGCCGCTCGCCGGAATCCATGGTCGACGGTAAGAGCATCATGGCAATGATGATGCTCGCTGCTGGCAAAGGGACTACCATTCATCTCAAGACTGAAGGTGAGCAAGAGCAGGAAGCGCTGGAAGCGCTGGTGACATTGATCAACAACTACTTCGATGAAGGCGAGTAATCACTGAAACGATCTCTGCAGGAGCGAGCTTGCTCGCGATGATCCCGTGCAGTGGCTGAATCGCAGTGATTTTGAAATCTGCTCGAGCAATCGAACGTCGTCCGATTGCCCGTGCAGGTTCAGATCATATAGCCGGCTTTCCCCTACCCCAATGCAGTGTCCATCACCATCATCAGACAGAACCCGACACACAACCCCAGACTGGCCAGCTTTTCGTGCCCGTTGCGACGCGAC is a window of Pseudomonas taetrolens DNA encoding:
- the rapZ gene encoding RNase adapter RapZ — translated: MRLVIVSGRSGSGKSTALAVLEDNGFYCIDNLPAGLLPELAERALIHTELAQPLVAVSIDARNLPSHLSRFPQLLEEVRSRHIQCDVLYLDADEETLFKRFSETRRRHPLSSASRSLAEAIRDETQLLGPIVDLADLTINTTNLNLYQLRDTIKLRLLNKPEAGTAFLVESFGFKRGMPVDADLVFDVRCLPNPYWKPELREQSGLDQPVVDYLAAQPDVEEMFQDISSYLLKWLPRFAASNRAYVTIGIGCTGGHHRSVYLTERLGKCLQKTLKNVQVRHRDLT
- a CDS encoding HPr family phosphocarrier protein, yielding MPALEIEIINKLGLHARASAKFVGIAGKYPCQIQAGRSPESMVDGKSIMAMMMLAAGKGTTIHLKTEGEQEQEALEALVTLINNYFDEGE